One Lepus europaeus isolate LE1 chromosome 7, mLepTim1.pri, whole genome shotgun sequence DNA segment encodes these proteins:
- the LOC133764168 gene encoding pepsin-3 — MKWLLLLGLLALSECIIHKVPLVRKKSLRKNLIEKGLLKEYLKTHTPNLATKYLPKAAFDSVPTESLENYLDTEYFGTIGIGTPPQDFTVIFDTGSSNLWVPSVYCSSAACSVHKQFNPEDSSTFQATSESLSIAYGTGSMTGFLGYDTVQVGNIEDTNQIFGLSESEPGSFLYYAPFDGILGLAYPSISSSDATPVFDNMWDQGLVSQDLFSVYLSSDDESGSVVMFGGIDSSYYTGSLNWVPVSYEGYWQITVDSITMDGETIACADGCQAIVDTGTSLLAGPTSAISNIQSYIGASENSEGEMIVSCSSMYSLPNIVFTINGVQYPVPASAYILEEDDACISGFEGMNLDTYTGELWILGDVFIRQYFTVFDRANNQLGLAAAA, encoded by the exons ATgaagtggctgctgctgctcggGCTGCTGGCACTCTCTGAGTGCATCATTCACAA GGTCCCCCTGGTCAGAAAGAAGTCCTTGAGGAAGAACCTGATTGAGAAGGGCTTGCTGAAGGAATACCTGAAGACTCACACCCCCAACCTGGCCACCAAGTACTTGCCCAAAGCTGCCTTCGACTCAGTGCCCACTGAGAGTCTGGAGAACTACCTGGAT ACTGAGTACTTTGGCACCATCGGCATTGGAACCCCCCCTCAGGACTTCACAGTCATCTTTGACACCGGCTCCTCCAACCTGTGGGTGCCCTCTGTCTACTGCtccagtgctgcctgca GCGTCCATAAACAGTTCAACCCTGAGGACTCCTCCACCTTCCAGGCCACCAGCGAGTCTCTCTCCAtcgcctatggcactggcagcATGACAGGCTTCCTGGGATACGACACTGTGCAG GTTGGAAACATCGAGGACACCAACCAGATCTTTGGGCTGAGTGAGTCGGAGCCCGGTTCCTTCCTGTACTACGCTCCCTTCGATGGTATCCTGGGTCTGGCCTACCCCAGCATTTCCTCCTCCGATGCCACGCCCGTCTTTGACAACATGTGGGACCAGGGTCTCGTGTCCCAGGACCTCTTCTCCGTCTACTTGAGCTC TGATGATGAGAGTGGCAGTGTTGTGATGTTTGGTGGCATTGATTCTTCTTACTACACTGGAAGCCTGAACTGGGTGCCTGTTTCTTATGAGGGCTACTGGCAGATCACCGTGGACAG CATCACCATGGATGGAGAGACCATCGCTTGTGCTGATGGCTGCCAGGCCATCGTGGACACGGGCACCTCTCTGCTGGCTGGCCCCACCAGTGCCATTTCCAACATCCAGAGCTACATTGGAGCTTCTGAGAACTCTGAAGGCGAG ATGATCGTCAGCTGCTCATCCATGTACTCCCTGCCCAACATTGTCTTCACCATCAATGGAGTCCAGTACCCTGTGCCCGCCAGTGCCTACATCCTGGAG GAAGATGACGCCTGCATTAGTGGCTTCGAGGGCATGAACCTCGACACCTACACTGGCGAGCTCTGGATCCTGGGTGATGTCTTCATCCGCCAGTACTTCACCGTCTTCGACCGGGCTAACAatcagctgggcctggctgctgcagcttaA
- the LOC133764169 gene encoding pepsin II-4-like — protein sequence MKWLLLLSLLALSECIVHKVPLVRKKSLRKNLIEKGLLQDYLRTHTPNPATKYFPKETFATVSTESLENYLDAEYFGTISIGTPPQDFTVIFDTGSSNLWVPSTYCSSLACALHKRFNPEDSSTYQATSETLSITYGTGSMTGILGYDTVKVGSIEDTNQIFGLSKTEPGLTFLFAPFDGILGLAYPSISSSDATPVFDNMWNEGLVSQDLFSVYLSSDDEKGSVVMFGGIDSSYYTGSLNWVPVSYEGYWQITMDSVSINGETIACADSCQAIVDTGTSLLAGPTSAISNIQSYIGASKNLLGENVISCSAISSLPDIVFTINGIQYPLPASAYILKEDDDCTSGLEGMNVDTSTGELWILGDVFIRQYFTVFDRANNQLGLAAAV from the exons ATgaagtggctgctgctgctcagcCTGCTGGCACTCTCCGAGTGCATTGTACACAA GGTCCCCCTGGTCAGAAAGAAGTCCTTGAGGAAGAACCTGATTGAGAAGGGCTTGCTGCAGGACTACCTGAGGACTCACACCCCCAACCCGGCCACCAAGTACTTCCCCAAAGAGACCTTCGCCACAGTGTCCACCGAGAGCCTGGAGAACTACCTGGAT GCTGAGTACTTTGGCACCATCAGCATCGGAACCCCCCCTCAGGACTTCACTGTCATCTTTGACACCGGCTCCTCCAACCTGTGGGTGCCCTCCACCTACTGCTCCAGTCTTGCCTGTG CCCTCCACAAGCGGTTCAACCCTGAGGACTCCTCCACCTACCAGGCCACCAGTGAGACTCTCTCTATCACCTATGGCACCGGCAGCATGACTGGCATCCTGGGATATGATACTGTGAAA GTCGGAAGCATCGAAGACACCAACCAGATCTTTGGCCTGAGCAAGACAGAGCCCGGCCTCACCTTCTTGTTTGCTCCCTTCGATGGCATCCTGGGTCTGGCCTACCCCAGCATTTCCTCCTCTGATGCCACGCCCGTCTTTGACAACATGTGGAATGAGGGCCTGGTGTCCCAGGACCTCTTCTCCGTCTACCTGAGCTC TGATGATGAGAAGGGCAGTGTGGTGATGTTTGGAGGCATTGATTCGTCTTACTACACTGGAAGTCTGAACTGGGTGCCTGTTTCTTATGAGGGCTACTGGCAGATCACCATGGACAG CGTCAGCATCAATGGAGAGACCATCGCTTGTGCTGATAGCTGCCAGGCCATTGTGGATACAGGCACCTCTCTGCTGGCTGGACCCACCAGTGCCATTTCCAACATCCAGAGCTACATTGGAGCTTCCAAGAACTTATTGGGCGAG AATGTCATCAGCTGCTCAGCCATCAGCTCCCTGCCTGACATTGTCTTCACCATCAACGGAATCCAGTACCCTCTGCCTGCCAGTGCCTACATCCTGAAG GAAGATGACGACTGCACCAGTGGCTTGGAAGGCATGAACGTCGACACCTCCACTGGCGAGCTCTGGATCCTGGGCGACGTCTTCATCCGCCAGTACTTCACTGTCTTTGACCGGGCCAACaaccagctgggcctggctgccgCAGTCTAA